In a genomic window of Chrysemys picta bellii isolate R12L10 chromosome 1, ASM1138683v2, whole genome shotgun sequence:
- the ITFG2 gene encoding KICSTOR complex protein ITFG2 isoform X3: MVAGEMRSVSYVQRVALEFSGSLFPHAICLGDADNDTLNELVVGDTNGKLCVYKNDDSKPWTVRSCQGMLTCVGVGDVCNRGKNLVVAVSAEGWFHLFDLTPPPSKHPDASGHHEPPLADEQKLVFKQHIPANTKVMLINDIDGDGKFELVVGYTDRVVRAFRWEDLSESSDHISGQLVLLKKWLLEGQVDSLSVNPGPDGVPEMMVSQPGCGYAILLCTWKPDQQPLAESGDSSATSREAPVRDVILHQTSGRIHNKNVSTHLIGSIGRGCTKADAGSGLFALCTLDGTLKLMEGADKLLWSVQVDHQLFALEKLDVTGNGHEEVIACAWDGQTYIIDHNRTVARFQVDENVSAFCAGLYACKGGHNSPCLVYVSFNQKIYIYWDVQLERMESTNLLKILEINPEYRDLLQQLGVDGDDVSAVKDLIHKTLYFPEKQPQNSPCQHRGPAGADSSSHPTVAQDS; this comes from the exons ATGGTCGCCGGGGAGATGCGGTCGGTCAGTTATGTGCAGCGGGTGGCGCTCGAGTTCAGCGGGAGCCTCTTCCCCCACGCCATCTGCCTGGGAGACGCCGATAACGATACG CTGAACGAGTTAGTGGTGGGGGACACCAACGGGAAACTCTGCGTGTACAAGAATGACGATAGCAAGCCCTGGACCGTGCGCTCCTGCCAAGGAATG CTCACCTGCGTTGGTGTTGGGGACGTGTGCAATAGAGGAAAG AATCTGGTTGTTGCCGTGAGTGCCGAGGGCTGGTTTCATCTCTTTGACCTGACTCCTCCACCCTCAAAGCATCCAGATGCCTCCGGCCACCACGAACCCCCACTGGCAGATGAGCAGAAGCTGGTGTTCAAGCAGCACATTCCCGCCAACACCAAGGTCATGCTGATCAACGACATTG ATGGAGATGGGAAGTTCGAGCTAGTGGTGGGTTACACGGACCGTGTGGTGCGAGCCTTCCGCTGGGAGGACCTGTCTGAGAGCTCCGACCACATCTCCGGCCAGCTGGTGCTGCTGAAGAAGTGGCTGCTGGAGGGGCAG GTGGACAGCCTCTCTGTGAACCCAGGCCCTGATGGTGTCCCCGAGATGATggtgtcccagccaggctgtggCTATGCTATCCTGCTCTGCACCTGGAAGCCGGACCAGCAGCCCCTAGCAGAGAGCGGAGACAGCTCAGCAACCAGCAG GGAGGCCCCTGTTCGGGATGTTATCCTTCACCAGACATCTGGCAGGATTCATAACAAAAACGTTTCCACTCATCTAATTGGCAGCATTGGCCGAG GTTGCACTAAAGCGGATGCTGGCTCGGGCCTCTTTGCCCTCTGCACTCTGGACG GAACATTGAAGCTCATGGAGGGGGCGGATAAGCTGCTGTGGTCCGTGCAGGTTGATCACCAGCTCTTTGCTCTGGAAAAATTGGATGTTACT GGCAATGGGCATGAAGAGGTGATTGCCTGCGCCTGGGATGGCCAGACGTACATTATCGACCACAATCGGACTGTGGCCAGATTCCAAGTGGACGAGAACGTCAGCGCGTTCTGTGCTG GCCTCTATGCATGCAAAGGAGGCCACAACAGCCCCTGCCTGGTTTACGTCAGTTTCAACCAGAAGATCTACATCTACTGGGATGTGCAGCTGGAGAGAATGGAATCCACCAACCTGCTGAAGATACTAGAGATCAACCCAGAATACAGGgaccttctgcagcagctgggcgTGG ATGGAGATGATGTCTCGGCTGTCAAAGATCTGATTCACAAGACCCTGTACTTCCCAGAAAAGCAGCCACAGAACAGCCCTTGCCAACATCGGGGCCCTGCTGGAGCAGACTCCTCCAGTCACCCCACCGTTGCCCAAGACTCGT AG
- the ITFG2 gene encoding KICSTOR complex protein ITFG2 isoform X4, giving the protein MVAGEMRSVSYVQRVALEFSGSLFPHAICLGDADNDTLNELVVGDTNGKLCVYKNDDSKPWTVRSCQGMLTCVGVGDVCNRGKNLVVAVSAEGWFHLFDLTPPPSKHPDASGHHEPPLADEQKLVFKQHIPANTKVMLINDIDGDGKFELVVGYTDRVVRAFRWEDLSESSDHISGQLVLLKKWLLEGQVDSLSVNPGPDGVPEMMVSQPGCGYAILLCTWKPDQQPLAESGDSSATSREAPVRDVILHQTSGRIHNKNVSTHLIGSIGRGCTKADAGSGLFALCTLDGTLKLMEGADKLLWSVQVDHQLFALEKLDVTGNGHEEVIACAWDGQTYIIDHNRTVARFQVDENVSAFCAGLYACKGGHNSPCLVYVSFNQKIYIYWDVQLERMESTNLLKILEINPEYRDLLQQLGVDGDDVSAVKDLIHKTLYFPEKQPQNSPCQHRGPAGADSSSHPTVAQDS; this is encoded by the exons ATGGTCGCCGGGGAGATGCGGTCGGTCAGTTATGTGCAGCGGGTGGCGCTCGAGTTCAGCGGGAGCCTCTTCCCCCACGCCATCTGCCTGGGAGACGCCGATAACGATACG CTGAACGAGTTAGTGGTGGGGGACACCAACGGGAAACTCTGCGTGTACAAGAATGACGATAGCAAGCCCTGGACCGTGCGCTCCTGCCAAGGAATG CTCACCTGCGTTGGTGTTGGGGACGTGTGCAATAGAGGAAAG AATCTGGTTGTTGCCGTGAGTGCCGAGGGCTGGTTTCATCTCTTTGACCTGACTCCTCCACCCTCAAAGCATCCAGATGCCTCCGGCCACCACGAACCCCCACTGGCAGATGAGCAGAAGCTGGTGTTCAAGCAGCACATTCCCGCCAACACCAAGGTCATGCTGATCAACGACATTG ATGGAGATGGGAAGTTCGAGCTAGTGGTGGGTTACACGGACCGTGTGGTGCGAGCCTTCCGCTGGGAGGACCTGTCTGAGAGCTCCGACCACATCTCCGGCCAGCTGGTGCTGCTGAAGAAGTGGCTGCTGGAGGGGCAG GTGGACAGCCTCTCTGTGAACCCAGGCCCTGATGGTGTCCCCGAGATGATggtgtcccagccaggctgtggCTATGCTATCCTGCTCTGCACCTGGAAGCCGGACCAGCAGCCCCTAGCAGAGAGCGGAGACAGCTCAGCAACCAGCAG GGAGGCCCCTGTTCGGGATGTTATCCTTCACCAGACATCTGGCAGGATTCATAACAAAAACGTTTCCACTCATCTAATTGGCAGCATTGGCCGAG GTTGCACTAAAGCGGATGCTGGCTCGGGCCTCTTTGCCCTCTGCACTCTGGACG GAACATTGAAGCTCATGGAGGGGGCGGATAAGCTGCTGTGGTCCGTGCAGGTTGATCACCAGCTCTTTGCTCTGGAAAAATTGGATGTTACT GGCAATGGGCATGAAGAGGTGATTGCCTGCGCCTGGGATGGCCAGACGTACATTATCGACCACAATCGGACTGTGGCCAGATTCCAAGTGGACGAGAACGTCAGCGCGTTCTGTGCTG GCCTCTATGCATGCAAAGGAGGCCACAACAGCCCCTGCCTGGTTTACGTCAGTTTCAACCAGAAGATCTACATCTACTGGGATGTGCAGCTGGAGAGAATGGAATCCACCAACCTGCTGAAGATACTAGAGATCAACCCAGAATACAGGgaccttctgcagcagctgggcgTGG ATGGAGATGATGTCTCGGCTGTCAAAGATCTGATTCACAAGACCCTGTACTTCCCAGAAAAGCAGCCACAGAACAGCCCTTGCCAACATCGGGGCCCTGCTGGAGCAGACTCCTCCAGTCACCCCACCGTTGCCCAAGACTCGT GA
- the ITFG2 gene encoding KICSTOR complex protein ITFG2 isoform X2 — protein MVAGEMRSVSYVQRVALEFSGSLFPHAICLGDADNDTLNELVVGDTNGKLCVYKNDDSKPWTVRSCQGMLTCVGVGDVCNRGKNLVVAVSAEGWFHLFDLTPPPSKHPDASGHHEPPLADEQKLVFKQHIPANTKVMLINDIDGDGKFELVVGYTDRVVRAFRWEDLSESSDHISGQLVLLKKWLLEGQVDSLSVNPGPDGVPEMMVSQPGCGYAILLCTWKPDQQPLAESGDSSATSREAPVRDVILHQTSGRIHNKNVSTHLIGSIGRGCTKADAGSGLFALCTLDGTLKLMEGADKLLWSVQVDHQLFALEKLDVTGNGHEEVIACAWDGQTYIIDHNRTVARFQVDENVSAFCAGLYACKGGHNSPCLVYVSFNQKIYIYWDVQLERMESTNLLKILEINPEYRDLLQQLGVDGDDVSAVKDLIHKTLYFPEKQPQNSPCQHRGPAGADSSSHPTVAQDSYCS, from the exons ATGGTCGCCGGGGAGATGCGGTCGGTCAGTTATGTGCAGCGGGTGGCGCTCGAGTTCAGCGGGAGCCTCTTCCCCCACGCCATCTGCCTGGGAGACGCCGATAACGATACG CTGAACGAGTTAGTGGTGGGGGACACCAACGGGAAACTCTGCGTGTACAAGAATGACGATAGCAAGCCCTGGACCGTGCGCTCCTGCCAAGGAATG CTCACCTGCGTTGGTGTTGGGGACGTGTGCAATAGAGGAAAG AATCTGGTTGTTGCCGTGAGTGCCGAGGGCTGGTTTCATCTCTTTGACCTGACTCCTCCACCCTCAAAGCATCCAGATGCCTCCGGCCACCACGAACCCCCACTGGCAGATGAGCAGAAGCTGGTGTTCAAGCAGCACATTCCCGCCAACACCAAGGTCATGCTGATCAACGACATTG ATGGAGATGGGAAGTTCGAGCTAGTGGTGGGTTACACGGACCGTGTGGTGCGAGCCTTCCGCTGGGAGGACCTGTCTGAGAGCTCCGACCACATCTCCGGCCAGCTGGTGCTGCTGAAGAAGTGGCTGCTGGAGGGGCAG GTGGACAGCCTCTCTGTGAACCCAGGCCCTGATGGTGTCCCCGAGATGATggtgtcccagccaggctgtggCTATGCTATCCTGCTCTGCACCTGGAAGCCGGACCAGCAGCCCCTAGCAGAGAGCGGAGACAGCTCAGCAACCAGCAG GGAGGCCCCTGTTCGGGATGTTATCCTTCACCAGACATCTGGCAGGATTCATAACAAAAACGTTTCCACTCATCTAATTGGCAGCATTGGCCGAG GTTGCACTAAAGCGGATGCTGGCTCGGGCCTCTTTGCCCTCTGCACTCTGGACG GAACATTGAAGCTCATGGAGGGGGCGGATAAGCTGCTGTGGTCCGTGCAGGTTGATCACCAGCTCTTTGCTCTGGAAAAATTGGATGTTACT GGCAATGGGCATGAAGAGGTGATTGCCTGCGCCTGGGATGGCCAGACGTACATTATCGACCACAATCGGACTGTGGCCAGATTCCAAGTGGACGAGAACGTCAGCGCGTTCTGTGCTG GCCTCTATGCATGCAAAGGAGGCCACAACAGCCCCTGCCTGGTTTACGTCAGTTTCAACCAGAAGATCTACATCTACTGGGATGTGCAGCTGGAGAGAATGGAATCCACCAACCTGCTGAAGATACTAGAGATCAACCCAGAATACAGGgaccttctgcagcagctgggcgTGG ATGGAGATGATGTCTCGGCTGTCAAAGATCTGATTCACAAGACCCTGTACTTCCCAGAAAAGCAGCCACAGAACAGCCCTTGCCAACATCGGGGCCCTGCTGGAGCAGACTCCTCCAGTCACCCCACCGTTGCCCAAGACTCGT aTTGTTCCTAG
- the ITFG2 gene encoding KICSTOR complex protein ITFG2 isoform X5, whose product MVAGEMRSVSYVQRVALEFSGSLFPHAICLGDADNDTLTCVGVGDVCNRGKNLVVAVSAEGWFHLFDLTPPPSKHPDASGHHEPPLADEQKLVFKQHIPANTKVMLINDIDGDGKFELVVGYTDRVVRAFRWEDLSESSDHISGQLVLLKKWLLEGQVDSLSVNPGPDGVPEMMVSQPGCGYAILLCTWKPDQQPLAESGDSSATSREAPVRDVILHQTSGRIHNKNVSTHLIGSIGRGCTKADAGSGLFALCTLDGTLKLMEGADKLLWSVQVDHQLFALEKLDVTGNGHEEVIACAWDGQTYIIDHNRTVARFQVDENVSAFCAGLYACKGGHNSPCLVYVSFNQKIYIYWDVQLERMESTNLLKILEINPEYRDLLQQLGVDGDDVSAVKDLIHKTLYFPEKQPQNSPCQHRGPAGADSSSHPTVAQDSCLLSQQQLSFEV is encoded by the exons ATGGTCGCCGGGGAGATGCGGTCGGTCAGTTATGTGCAGCGGGTGGCGCTCGAGTTCAGCGGGAGCCTCTTCCCCCACGCCATCTGCCTGGGAGACGCCGATAACGATACG CTCACCTGCGTTGGTGTTGGGGACGTGTGCAATAGAGGAAAG AATCTGGTTGTTGCCGTGAGTGCCGAGGGCTGGTTTCATCTCTTTGACCTGACTCCTCCACCCTCAAAGCATCCAGATGCCTCCGGCCACCACGAACCCCCACTGGCAGATGAGCAGAAGCTGGTGTTCAAGCAGCACATTCCCGCCAACACCAAGGTCATGCTGATCAACGACATTG ATGGAGATGGGAAGTTCGAGCTAGTGGTGGGTTACACGGACCGTGTGGTGCGAGCCTTCCGCTGGGAGGACCTGTCTGAGAGCTCCGACCACATCTCCGGCCAGCTGGTGCTGCTGAAGAAGTGGCTGCTGGAGGGGCAG GTGGACAGCCTCTCTGTGAACCCAGGCCCTGATGGTGTCCCCGAGATGATggtgtcccagccaggctgtggCTATGCTATCCTGCTCTGCACCTGGAAGCCGGACCAGCAGCCCCTAGCAGAGAGCGGAGACAGCTCAGCAACCAGCAG GGAGGCCCCTGTTCGGGATGTTATCCTTCACCAGACATCTGGCAGGATTCATAACAAAAACGTTTCCACTCATCTAATTGGCAGCATTGGCCGAG GTTGCACTAAAGCGGATGCTGGCTCGGGCCTCTTTGCCCTCTGCACTCTGGACG GAACATTGAAGCTCATGGAGGGGGCGGATAAGCTGCTGTGGTCCGTGCAGGTTGATCACCAGCTCTTTGCTCTGGAAAAATTGGATGTTACT GGCAATGGGCATGAAGAGGTGATTGCCTGCGCCTGGGATGGCCAGACGTACATTATCGACCACAATCGGACTGTGGCCAGATTCCAAGTGGACGAGAACGTCAGCGCGTTCTGTGCTG GCCTCTATGCATGCAAAGGAGGCCACAACAGCCCCTGCCTGGTTTACGTCAGTTTCAACCAGAAGATCTACATCTACTGGGATGTGCAGCTGGAGAGAATGGAATCCACCAACCTGCTGAAGATACTAGAGATCAACCCAGAATACAGGgaccttctgcagcagctgggcgTGG ATGGAGATGATGTCTCGGCTGTCAAAGATCTGATTCACAAGACCCTGTACTTCCCAGAAAAGCAGCCACAGAACAGCCCTTGCCAACATCGGGGCCCTGCTGGAGCAGACTCCTCCAGTCACCCCACCGTTGCCCAAGACTCGT GCCtcctctcacagcagcagctttcTTTCGAGGTGTGA
- the ITFG2 gene encoding KICSTOR complex protein ITFG2 isoform X6, with protein sequence MLTCVGVGDVCNRGKNLVVAVSAEGWFHLFDLTPPPSKHPDASGHHEPPLADEQKLVFKQHIPANTKVMLINDIDGDGKFELVVGYTDRVVRAFRWEDLSESSDHISGQLVLLKKWLLEGQVDSLSVNPGPDGVPEMMVSQPGCGYAILLCTWKPDQQPLAESGDSSATSREAPVRDVILHQTSGRIHNKNVSTHLIGSIGRGCTKADAGSGLFALCTLDGTLKLMEGADKLLWSVQVDHQLFALEKLDVTGNGHEEVIACAWDGQTYIIDHNRTVARFQVDENVSAFCAGLYACKGGHNSPCLVYVSFNQKIYIYWDVQLERMESTNLLKILEINPEYRDLLQQLGVDGDDVSAVKDLIHKTLYFPEKQPQNSPCQHRGPAGADSSSHPTVAQDSCLLSQQQLSFEV encoded by the exons ATG CTCACCTGCGTTGGTGTTGGGGACGTGTGCAATAGAGGAAAG AATCTGGTTGTTGCCGTGAGTGCCGAGGGCTGGTTTCATCTCTTTGACCTGACTCCTCCACCCTCAAAGCATCCAGATGCCTCCGGCCACCACGAACCCCCACTGGCAGATGAGCAGAAGCTGGTGTTCAAGCAGCACATTCCCGCCAACACCAAGGTCATGCTGATCAACGACATTG ATGGAGATGGGAAGTTCGAGCTAGTGGTGGGTTACACGGACCGTGTGGTGCGAGCCTTCCGCTGGGAGGACCTGTCTGAGAGCTCCGACCACATCTCCGGCCAGCTGGTGCTGCTGAAGAAGTGGCTGCTGGAGGGGCAG GTGGACAGCCTCTCTGTGAACCCAGGCCCTGATGGTGTCCCCGAGATGATggtgtcccagccaggctgtggCTATGCTATCCTGCTCTGCACCTGGAAGCCGGACCAGCAGCCCCTAGCAGAGAGCGGAGACAGCTCAGCAACCAGCAG GGAGGCCCCTGTTCGGGATGTTATCCTTCACCAGACATCTGGCAGGATTCATAACAAAAACGTTTCCACTCATCTAATTGGCAGCATTGGCCGAG GTTGCACTAAAGCGGATGCTGGCTCGGGCCTCTTTGCCCTCTGCACTCTGGACG GAACATTGAAGCTCATGGAGGGGGCGGATAAGCTGCTGTGGTCCGTGCAGGTTGATCACCAGCTCTTTGCTCTGGAAAAATTGGATGTTACT GGCAATGGGCATGAAGAGGTGATTGCCTGCGCCTGGGATGGCCAGACGTACATTATCGACCACAATCGGACTGTGGCCAGATTCCAAGTGGACGAGAACGTCAGCGCGTTCTGTGCTG GCCTCTATGCATGCAAAGGAGGCCACAACAGCCCCTGCCTGGTTTACGTCAGTTTCAACCAGAAGATCTACATCTACTGGGATGTGCAGCTGGAGAGAATGGAATCCACCAACCTGCTGAAGATACTAGAGATCAACCCAGAATACAGGgaccttctgcagcagctgggcgTGG ATGGAGATGATGTCTCGGCTGTCAAAGATCTGATTCACAAGACCCTGTACTTCCCAGAAAAGCAGCCACAGAACAGCCCTTGCCAACATCGGGGCCCTGCTGGAGCAGACTCCTCCAGTCACCCCACCGTTGCCCAAGACTCGT GCCtcctctcacagcagcagctttcTTTCGAGGTGTGA
- the ITFG2 gene encoding KICSTOR complex protein ITFG2 isoform X1 encodes MVAGEMRSVSYVQRVALEFSGSLFPHAICLGDADNDTLNELVVGDTNGKLCVYKNDDSKPWTVRSCQGMLTCVGVGDVCNRGKNLVVAVSAEGWFHLFDLTPPPSKHPDASGHHEPPLADEQKLVFKQHIPANTKVMLINDIDGDGKFELVVGYTDRVVRAFRWEDLSESSDHISGQLVLLKKWLLEGQVDSLSVNPGPDGVPEMMVSQPGCGYAILLCTWKPDQQPLAESGDSSATSREAPVRDVILHQTSGRIHNKNVSTHLIGSIGRGCTKADAGSGLFALCTLDGTLKLMEGADKLLWSVQVDHQLFALEKLDVTGNGHEEVIACAWDGQTYIIDHNRTVARFQVDENVSAFCAGLYACKGGHNSPCLVYVSFNQKIYIYWDVQLERMESTNLLKILEINPEYRDLLQQLGVDGDDVSAVKDLIHKTLYFPEKQPQNSPCQHRGPAGADSSSHPTVAQDSCLLSQQQLSFEV; translated from the exons ATGGTCGCCGGGGAGATGCGGTCGGTCAGTTATGTGCAGCGGGTGGCGCTCGAGTTCAGCGGGAGCCTCTTCCCCCACGCCATCTGCCTGGGAGACGCCGATAACGATACG CTGAACGAGTTAGTGGTGGGGGACACCAACGGGAAACTCTGCGTGTACAAGAATGACGATAGCAAGCCCTGGACCGTGCGCTCCTGCCAAGGAATG CTCACCTGCGTTGGTGTTGGGGACGTGTGCAATAGAGGAAAG AATCTGGTTGTTGCCGTGAGTGCCGAGGGCTGGTTTCATCTCTTTGACCTGACTCCTCCACCCTCAAAGCATCCAGATGCCTCCGGCCACCACGAACCCCCACTGGCAGATGAGCAGAAGCTGGTGTTCAAGCAGCACATTCCCGCCAACACCAAGGTCATGCTGATCAACGACATTG ATGGAGATGGGAAGTTCGAGCTAGTGGTGGGTTACACGGACCGTGTGGTGCGAGCCTTCCGCTGGGAGGACCTGTCTGAGAGCTCCGACCACATCTCCGGCCAGCTGGTGCTGCTGAAGAAGTGGCTGCTGGAGGGGCAG GTGGACAGCCTCTCTGTGAACCCAGGCCCTGATGGTGTCCCCGAGATGATggtgtcccagccaggctgtggCTATGCTATCCTGCTCTGCACCTGGAAGCCGGACCAGCAGCCCCTAGCAGAGAGCGGAGACAGCTCAGCAACCAGCAG GGAGGCCCCTGTTCGGGATGTTATCCTTCACCAGACATCTGGCAGGATTCATAACAAAAACGTTTCCACTCATCTAATTGGCAGCATTGGCCGAG GTTGCACTAAAGCGGATGCTGGCTCGGGCCTCTTTGCCCTCTGCACTCTGGACG GAACATTGAAGCTCATGGAGGGGGCGGATAAGCTGCTGTGGTCCGTGCAGGTTGATCACCAGCTCTTTGCTCTGGAAAAATTGGATGTTACT GGCAATGGGCATGAAGAGGTGATTGCCTGCGCCTGGGATGGCCAGACGTACATTATCGACCACAATCGGACTGTGGCCAGATTCCAAGTGGACGAGAACGTCAGCGCGTTCTGTGCTG GCCTCTATGCATGCAAAGGAGGCCACAACAGCCCCTGCCTGGTTTACGTCAGTTTCAACCAGAAGATCTACATCTACTGGGATGTGCAGCTGGAGAGAATGGAATCCACCAACCTGCTGAAGATACTAGAGATCAACCCAGAATACAGGgaccttctgcagcagctgggcgTGG ATGGAGATGATGTCTCGGCTGTCAAAGATCTGATTCACAAGACCCTGTACTTCCCAGAAAAGCAGCCACAGAACAGCCCTTGCCAACATCGGGGCCCTGCTGGAGCAGACTCCTCCAGTCACCCCACCGTTGCCCAAGACTCGT GCCtcctctcacagcagcagctttcTTTCGAGGTGTGA